A region from the Helcococcus ovis genome encodes:
- the recO gene encoding DNA repair protein RecO has translation MDIDNFRGIVFRAVDFGETSKILTIFTRNEGIISVMARGVKNPKSKKQNLVSVFTEADFELTKSKDFYYIKDGEIVNDNLHLRDSIIKIYIAQLFFDIMERMMLKNEKNEIVYDLLAKSISYLSLTNRYITVLNMYLIKVISILGYKPELFNCTICGNKKLNKIYFSQSVGGILCENHKNHDAIILDYYEYEYLYSILVQVYEKIDIINNRVDEKKILKILMNFIRYNVDISMPNSYKTLSRLIGIN, from the coding sequence TTGGATATAGATAATTTTAGAGGAATAGTATTTAGAGCTGTAGATTTTGGAGAAACTAGTAAAATTCTTACTATATTTACAAGAAATGAAGGAATAATTTCTGTGATGGCAAGAGGAGTTAAAAATCCAAAGTCAAAAAAACAAAATTTAGTTTCAGTATTTACAGAGGCTGATTTTGAATTAACTAAATCAAAGGATTTTTATTATATTAAAGATGGAGAAATTGTTAATGATAATTTACATTTAAGAGATAGTATCATTAAGATATACATTGCACAGCTTTTTTTTGATATAATGGAAAGAATGATGTTAAAAAATGAAAAGAATGAAATAGTGTACGATTTATTAGCAAAATCTATATCTTATCTGAGTTTAACAAATAGATATATAACTGTTTTAAATATGTATTTAATTAAAGTTATATCAATCCTTGGATATAAACCTGAGCTTTTTAATTGTACAATTTGTGGAAATAAAAAATTAAATAAAATATATTTTTCACAGTCAGTAGGGGGAATATTGTGTGAAAATCATAAAAATCATGACGCAATTATTTTGGATTATTATGAATATGAGTATTTATATAGTATTTTAGTACAAGTTTATGAAAAAATTGATATAATAAATAATAGAGTAGATGAAAAAAAAATTTTAAAAATTTTAATGAATTTTATTAGGTACAATGTTGATATTTCTATGCCTAATTCTTATAAAACTTTATCAAGATTAATTGGGATTAATTAA
- a CDS encoding diacylglycerol kinase: protein MKNYDNEEKDRIKNNNKIASSFENAINGIIESVNTERNMKIHIIIATMVLILSFLLDFTRVELIIIAITTMLVLVTELINTAIETLTDLTIDGKYHELAKKTKDISAGAVLLMSINSLIVGYLLLYPKLKKIFISKNVFQKIMINQEHLVVISIGAVMLLTLLLKGIFFKKNTTHLFGGSVSGHTSLAFNIATIGYIISKNYIIGILLFILAAIVGESRYEAKIHTMKEIVIGAVLGIILALVIFINYI from the coding sequence ATGAAAAATTATGATAATGAAGAAAAAGATCGAATTAAAAATAATAATAAAATAGCTTCATCATTTGAAAATGCTATAAATGGAATTATTGAAAGTGTTAATACCGAAAGAAATATGAAAATTCATATTATTATTGCAACTATGGTTTTGATCTTATCATTTTTATTGGATTTTACTAGAGTGGAATTGATAATTATTGCAATTACAACAATGCTTGTATTAGTTACAGAGCTTATAAATACTGCTATTGAAACATTAACAGATTTAACTATTGATGGTAAATATCATGAACTTGCTAAAAAAACTAAAGATATTTCAGCGGGAGCAGTTTTATTAATGTCGATAAATTCTCTCATAGTTGGCTATTTATTGCTTTATCCTAAATTGAAAAAAATATTTATAAGTAAAAATGTTTTTCAAAAAATAATGATAAATCAAGAACATCTTGTAGTAATATCAATAGGAGCTGTTATGCTCTTAACACTTTTATTAAAGGGGATATTTTTCAAAAAAAATACAACTCATTTATTTGGTGGAAGTGTTTCAGGACATACATCTTTAGCTTTTAATATTGCTACAATTGGATATATAATATCAAAAAACTATATAATCGGCATATTATTATTCATACTTGCGGCAATTGTTGGTGAATCAAGATATGAAGCTAAGATACATACAATGAAAGAGATAGTTATAGGAGCGGTGCTAGGCATTATACTTGCATTGGTTATATTTATAAATTATATATAG
- the rpoD gene encoding RNA polymerase sigma factor RpoD, with translation MKDKDIEMENLRLSILEEAKSLAEEKNDTILISQLESIDGYSNLEYDDIEILKKELSDMDIDLLKDGFVEPEHDDEDVDYDSIEDEAPDYDDEDAQEDEDISEIKGAFVDDPVKMYLKEIGKLNLLSKKEEITLSRQMEEGEIAYKAIENLPYTIDEEVELSKKQAYFDLAKKIIFGNSNLEEGKKIDEKIINELNFIYLMRRFTNCIENETDHEKEGLNLLKYLNDLVVTRLDKTIISDDQMNDISTAIEMIKSIIFDLVLPDGTDLELDGKMTSSYKKTCEYTYKNKNAIIKLAKKINDKTDIEYHFFNEFNELDIELITESEKLSMETKYEILKYYVYSDLIVRERHEKDNRGVMFFEEDNYNKLDIGLEKILNRINGKCEDKSKFILSVDEYDTLKEIYERGKLNEKMIQRSGLDDADVKYLKKRYRVGKYAKGKLAETNLRLVVSIAKRYVGRGMSFLDLIQEGNLGLMKAVEKFDYKRGFKFSTYATWWIRQAITRAIADQARTIRIPVHMVETINKLVRVQRQLVQELGRTPTNEEIAKEMGLEVEKVREVRKISQEPVSLEAPIGEEDDSHLGDFIEDEKALAPDEAANQTMLKEQLEEILSTLSDREKRVIELRFGLVDGVPKTLEDVGKEFDVTRERIRQIEAKAIRKLKRPGKGDKIKDFLEGF, from the coding sequence ATGAAGGATAAAGATATTGAAATGGAGAATTTAAGGTTGTCAATTTTAGAAGAAGCAAAATCTTTAGCAGAAGAAAAAAATGATACAATTTTAATTTCACAATTAGAGTCAATTGATGGATACTCAAATTTAGAATATGATGACATTGAAATCTTGAAAAAAGAGTTAAGTGATATGGACATTGATCTGTTAAAGGATGGTTTTGTAGAACCTGAACACGACGATGAAGATGTTGATTATGATAGTATCGAAGATGAAGCACCGGATTATGATGATGAAGATGCACAAGAGGACGAGGATATAAGTGAAATTAAAGGTGCCTTTGTAGATGATCCCGTAAAGATGTATCTTAAAGAAATTGGAAAATTAAATCTTTTGTCAAAAAAAGAGGAAATTACACTTTCAAGGCAAATGGAAGAAGGAGAGATAGCTTATAAAGCAATTGAAAATCTGCCATATACAATTGATGAGGAAGTAGAGCTATCTAAAAAACAAGCTTATTTTGATTTAGCTAAAAAAATAATTTTTGGTAATAGTAATTTAGAAGAAGGTAAAAAAATTGATGAAAAAATAATAAATGAATTGAATTTTATTTATTTAATGAGACGATTTACTAACTGTATTGAAAATGAAACGGATCATGAAAAAGAGGGGTTAAATTTATTAAAATACTTAAATGATTTAGTAGTTACGAGACTTGATAAAACAATAATTTCAGATGATCAAATGAATGATATTTCCACAGCTATTGAGATGATTAAATCTATAATATTTGACTTGGTTTTACCGGATGGAACGGATCTGGAATTAGATGGAAAGATGACATCATCGTACAAAAAAACATGTGAATACACATATAAAAATAAAAATGCAATTATTAAATTGGCTAAAAAAATAAATGACAAGACAGATATAGAATATCATTTCTTTAATGAATTCAACGAATTAGATATCGAATTAATAACTGAAAGTGAAAAACTTTCAATGGAAACTAAATATGAAATATTAAAATATTACGTATATTCTGATTTAATTGTTAGAGAAAGACATGAAAAAGATAATAGAGGAGTTATGTTCTTTGAAGAAGATAATTACAATAAATTAGATATCGGTCTTGAAAAAATATTAAATAGAATCAATGGGAAATGTGAAGATAAATCTAAATTTATTTTAAGTGTAGATGAATATGATACATTAAAAGAGATTTATGAACGTGGAAAATTAAATGAAAAAATGATTCAAAGAAGCGGTTTAGATGATGCTGATGTTAAATACTTAAAGAAAAGATATAGAGTTGGCAAATATGCAAAGGGAAAACTTGCGGAAACAAATTTAAGACTTGTAGTTTCCATAGCAAAAAGATATGTTGGGAGAGGAATGAGTTTCTTAGATTTAATTCAAGAAGGTAATCTTGGTTTGATGAAAGCTGTGGAGAAATTTGATTATAAACGTGGATTTAAGTTCTCAACATATGCAACATGGTGGATTAGGCAGGCAATTACAAGAGCTATAGCTGACCAAGCTCGTACAATTAGAATTCCAGTTCATATGGTGGAAACAATTAACAAATTAGTTAGAGTTCAAAGACAGCTTGTTCAAGAACTAGGAAGAACACCTACAAATGAAGAGATAGCTAAAGAAATGGGATTAGAAGTTGAAAAAGTTAGAGAAGTTAGAAAGATTTCTCAAGAACCAGTTTCATTAGAAGCACCAATTGGAGAAGAAGATGATTCTCATTTAGGAGATTTTATTGAAGATGAAAAAGCTTTAGCACCGGATGAAGCAGCAAATCAAACAATGTTAAAAGAACAATTAGAAGAAATTCTTTCAACACTTTCGGATAGGGAAAAGAGAGTAATTGAATTAAGATTTGGTCTTGTTGACGGAGTGCCTAAAACATTGGAAGATGTGGGTAAGGAATTTGATGTTACAAGAGAACGCATTAGACAGATAGAAGCAAAAGCAATTAGAAAATTAAAACGTCCGGGGAAGGGTGATAAAATTAAAGACTTTTTAGAAGGTTTTTAA
- a CDS encoding pyruvate, water dikinase regulatory protein, with amino-acid sequence MVNLYVISDSTGETANQLGNAIMIQFPSVEFNRKRYSNITNAKQVEKIFEHNEGKTIVLMTVVVDEVVNKIKSYQSEEFEVIDLLLSPITHIENFLGQKANRKPGLMRDLDNSYFNKIEAIEFAMNFDDGKNPKGFLEADIVLLGVSRTSKTPLSVYLANKSYKVANLPLVPEIEIPKEIYKVDKKKLIGLIIDPVKLNEIRNQRLLTLGLSQNSTYANDKRINEELEFAKKLYEDLGCTVIDVSSSTIEETAAKVIEQIEN; translated from the coding sequence ATGGTTAATTTATATGTTATTTCAGATTCAACAGGTGAAACAGCTAATCAATTAGGAAATGCGATCATGATTCAATTTCCATCTGTAGAATTTAATAGAAAAAGATATTCTAATATTACAAATGCAAAGCAAGTCGAAAAAATTTTTGAGCATAATGAAGGAAAAACAATTGTTTTGATGACGGTAGTAGTTGATGAAGTTGTAAATAAAATTAAAAGTTATCAAAGTGAAGAATTTGAAGTTATAGATTTACTATTAAGCCCAATAACACATATTGAAAATTTTCTTGGACAAAAAGCAAATAGAAAACCAGGATTAATGAGAGATTTGGATAATTCATACTTTAATAAAATTGAAGCTATAGAATTCGCCATGAATTTTGATGATGGTAAAAATCCTAAGGGATTTTTAGAAGCAGATATTGTACTTTTAGGAGTTTCTAGAACATCTAAAACGCCTTTGTCAGTATATTTGGCTAATAAATCATATAAAGTTGCAAATTTGCCATTGGTACCTGAAATTGAAATACCAAAAGAAATTTACAAAGTAGATAAGAAGAAACTTATAGGATTAATTATTGATCCTGTAAAATTAAATGAAATTAGAAATCAAAGATTATTAACTTTGGGATTGAGTCAAAATTCTACTTATGCAAATGATAAGAGAATTAATGAAGAATTAGAATTTGCTAAAAAATTGTATGAGGATTTGGGATGTACAGTTATAGATGTTTCTTCATCTACCATTGAAGAAACAGCAGCTAAAGTAATAGAACAAATAGAGAATTAA
- the dnaG gene encoding DNA primase — translation MGFIPEQQIEELKSRIDIVDIISEYVDLKRAGSSFKGLCPFHNEKTPSFMVNREKNNFHCFGCHEGGDAISFIMKMENLEYIDAIKFIAEKLGFSLEETEYSKEKVSRSNKLYEINSKAARFYFKELLTNQIPQNYLNERGLNKNILNKYFLGYANHNNDLYKYLKKEGFQEQDMLDLGLIGEKNGNYYDKFRDRLIFPILNNKNKVIGFGGRTLNNNNNIKYLNSPESDIFIKGKNVYGVNVIKRNKQEKIILVEGYMDVISLYNYGIDYALASLGTALTEEQAKLILRYSKEVYIAYDGDTAGIKATLRAIEIFKNLDVQLKILEFPNGMDPDEFIKLKGREAFDDMMKKASNVIDYKLKKLYESSENQINFIKEITQFLASIRGNVVRDLYIDKSAKFIGVTTESLRNDVDIIIKKNNQREEFRKSQNFNNNKKGYINPTVKTHTVQKTENENKKNLLQREIIMYSMIDKYCYDELREFKNFLENDNFIKIYKKIEEHFEKNLIIEDILNMEIFNDLGLDIEYNNLIKNIEHAKLDSILLELKHRVEVFKLQTRLGEIKEELKEKRGDRELLLEYTNLLQKLT, via the coding sequence ATGGGGTTTATACCGGAACAACAAATAGAAGAATTAAAATCAAGAATAGATATTGTGGATATAATTTCTGAATATGTTGATCTAAAGAGAGCGGGATCCAGTTTTAAGGGGTTATGTCCGTTTCATAATGAGAAAACTCCATCATTTATGGTTAATCGTGAAAAAAATAATTTTCATTGTTTTGGGTGTCACGAAGGTGGCGATGCAATATCATTTATAATGAAAATGGAAAATTTAGAATATATTGATGCCATAAAATTTATAGCTGAAAAATTAGGCTTTTCTTTAGAAGAAACAGAATATTCTAAAGAAAAAGTTTCAAGAAGTAATAAGCTTTATGAAATTAATTCAAAAGCTGCCAGATTTTATTTTAAGGAATTACTTACAAATCAAATTCCTCAAAATTATTTGAATGAAAGAGGATTAAATAAAAATATTTTGAACAAATATTTTTTAGGATATGCAAATCATAATAATGATTTATATAAATATTTGAAAAAAGAAGGCTTTCAAGAACAAGATATGCTAGATTTAGGTCTTATTGGAGAAAAAAATGGAAACTATTATGATAAGTTTAGAGATAGACTTATCTTTCCAATTTTAAATAATAAAAATAAAGTTATTGGTTTTGGTGGAAGGACACTAAACAATAATAATAATATAAAATATCTAAATTCTCCGGAATCAGATATATTTATAAAAGGTAAAAATGTATACGGAGTAAATGTAATTAAGAGAAATAAACAAGAAAAAATTATTCTTGTAGAAGGATATATGGATGTTATTTCATTGTATAATTATGGAATAGATTATGCTCTTGCTTCTTTAGGGACTGCATTGACAGAAGAACAGGCAAAGTTGATTTTACGATATTCAAAAGAAGTTTATATTGCCTATGATGGTGACACAGCAGGTATCAAAGCTACATTGAGAGCTATAGAAATTTTTAAAAATTTAGATGTTCAATTAAAAATTTTAGAGTTTCCAAATGGTATGGATCCTGATGAATTTATTAAATTAAAAGGCAGAGAAGCATTTGATGATATGATGAAAAAAGCGTCAAATGTTATTGATTATAAATTAAAGAAACTTTATGAATCAAGTGAAAATCAAATTAATTTTATAAAAGAGATCACTCAGTTTTTAGCAAGTATAAGAGGAAATGTAGTTAGAGATTTATATATAGATAAATCTGCTAAATTTATAGGAGTAACAACTGAATCTTTAAGAAATGACGTAGATATAATTATTAAAAAAAATAATCAAAGAGAAGAGTTTAGAAAATCTCAAAATTTTAACAACAATAAAAAGGGGTATATAAATCCTACAGTTAAGACTCATACAGTTCAAAAAACGGAAAATGAAAATAAAAAAAATTTATTGCAAAGAGAAATAATAATGTACTCTATGATAGATAAATATTGTTATGATGAACTGAGAGAATTTAAGAATTTTTTAGAAAATGATAATTTTATTAAAATATATAAAAAAATAGAAGAACATTTTGAAAAAAATCTAATTATAGAAGACATATTAAATATGGAAATCTTTAATGATTTAGGATTAGACATAGAATATAATAATTTAATTAAAAATATAGAACATGCAAAACTAGATAGTATATTATTAGAGTTAAAACACAGAGTAGAAGTATTCAAGTTGCAAACTAGATTGGGTGAAATAAAAGAAGAGCTGAAAGAAAAAAGAGGCGACAGAGAACTTTTATTAGAATATACTAATTTATTGCAGAAATTGACTTAA
- the glyS gene encoding glycine--tRNA ligase subunit beta, whose product MSNYLLEVGVEEFPAKYIKSTQNQFKNYIEKSFNGNNFSFESLSINSTPRRFSILIKNIKNIEMDNTELVKGPSRKIAFDSQGNPSRALQGFLKSKNVELKDIVYHKLNGEDYIFAKIIKDTLKLDELLKKEIPHMIKSISNPRQMRWGGKNLRFLRPIRWIVSLLDDKVLDFDLEGIKVSNITKGHRTLGKPEIEICSIDEYEKKLEQNYVIVSEEKRRQLILRGINRLSKEKGGHYLENEELLEEVIQINEYPTPFIGEFDNEYLALPKEVVITPMMDHQRYFPVLDDEENLLPYFISVRNGDNKGIENVAEGNKKVLLARLEDAKFFYNKDISKNLEDYIPELEKVGYHEGLGNMLDKTQRLQKLVVSIGQNIECGNDAIEIASRAAKLSKADLVTSTVIEFTELQGIMGKIFAYKSGENSLVAKAIEEQYMPVKSGAELPSTTSGTLLSLSDKFDTISGLHSKGIEVTGSQDMYGQRRAVLGILNILITNRINVNIRQIIKDALYNYVESFGQTFDFEEVVEKLFKFIKIRFRNLLLDEGFRYDIIDAVLATENDDIFEMYKNINLLDEKSKLNYNFDDLISKFVRVINISSKAEKIEINESIFTDDDKNIYYKVRQVEQVNTLKLDGKINAAFDLLSEIVIEVDKYLDNTHVNSDDEAIKTNRLSIIKILSDKINELFNPTEIVR is encoded by the coding sequence ATGAGTAATTATTTACTGGAAGTTGGAGTTGAAGAGTTTCCGGCTAAATATATAAAATCAACTCAAAATCAATTTAAAAATTATATCGAAAAATCATTTAATGGAAATAATTTTTCATTTGAAAGTTTATCAATAAACAGTACTCCTAGAAGATTTTCTATTTTAATTAAAAATATCAAAAATATAGAAATGGATAATACAGAGCTTGTAAAGGGTCCATCAAGAAAAATTGCATTTGATTCACAAGGCAATCCTTCAAGAGCATTACAAGGATTTTTGAAAAGTAAAAATGTAGAATTAAAAGATATTGTTTATCATAAATTAAATGGTGAGGATTATATATTTGCGAAAATAATAAAAGATACTCTAAAATTGGATGAGTTATTAAAAAAAGAAATTCCACATATGATTAAGTCAATTTCAAATCCTAGACAAATGAGATGGGGTGGTAAAAATCTTAGATTTTTAAGACCTATTAGATGGATAGTATCATTATTAGATGATAAAGTTTTAGATTTTGATTTAGAAGGTATTAAAGTTTCAAATATTACTAAGGGACATAGAACTTTAGGAAAACCGGAAATAGAAATTTGTTCAATTGATGAATATGAAAAAAAATTAGAACAAAATTATGTAATTGTTTCTGAAGAAAAGAGAAGACAATTAATATTAAGAGGAATAAACAGATTATCAAAAGAAAAAGGTGGACATTATTTAGAAAATGAAGAACTTTTAGAAGAAGTAATTCAAATTAATGAGTATCCTACTCCATTTATTGGTGAATTTGATAATGAATATTTAGCTTTACCTAAAGAAGTTGTAATTACACCAATGATGGATCATCAAAGATATTTTCCTGTATTAGATGATGAAGAAAATTTATTACCTTATTTCATTTCTGTTAGAAATGGTGATAATAAGGGGATAGAAAATGTTGCTGAAGGTAATAAAAAAGTTTTATTAGCAAGACTTGAAGATGCAAAATTTTTCTATAATAAAGATATTTCAAAGAATCTTGAAGATTATATCCCGGAACTTGAAAAAGTTGGGTATCATGAAGGATTAGGAAATATGCTTGATAAAACTCAAAGATTACAAAAATTGGTTGTATCAATTGGGCAAAATATTGAATGCGGAAATGATGCGATAGAAATTGCGTCCAGAGCTGCAAAATTATCCAAGGCGGATTTAGTTACATCAACAGTAATTGAATTTACTGAATTACAGGGTATCATGGGGAAAATATTCGCTTATAAAAGTGGAGAAAATTCTTTAGTTGCAAAAGCAATAGAAGAACAATATATGCCTGTTAAATCTGGAGCGGAATTACCGTCTACAACAAGTGGTACTTTATTATCGTTATCTGATAAATTTGATACAATTTCCGGATTGCATTCAAAAGGGATTGAAGTTACAGGCTCTCAAGACATGTATGGACAAAGACGAGCTGTACTTGGAATATTAAATATTTTGATTACCAATAGAATCAATGTAAATATAAGACAAATTATAAAAGATGCATTATATAATTATGTTGAAAGCTTTGGGCAAACATTCGATTTTGAAGAAGTAGTTGAAAAACTTTTCAAATTTATAAAAATTAGATTTAGAAATTTACTTTTAGATGAAGGTTTTAGATATGATATTATAGATGCTGTTTTAGCTACAGAAAATGATGATATTTTTGAAATGTACAAAAACATTAATCTATTAGATGAAAAATCAAAATTAAATTATAATTTTGATGATTTAATTTCAAAATTCGTAAGAGTGATTAATATATCCTCAAAAGCTGAAAAAATCGAAATTAATGAATCTATATTTACAGATGATGATAAAAACATATATTATAAAGTTAGACAAGTAGAACAAGTAAACACATTAAAATTAGATGGTAAAATTAACGCTGCTTTTGATTTATTATCAGAAATTGTTATAGAAGTGGACAAATATTTAGATAATACTCATGTTAATTCAGATGATGAAGCTATAAAAACGAATAGATTATCTATTATAAAAATTTTAAGTGATAAAATTAATGAATTATTTAATCCAACAGAGATTGTGAGGTAA
- the ybeY gene encoding rRNA maturation RNase YbeY: MQILIDNQNELIKLDKNLEKKIKEALMETLKTTGYGTNYEISISVVDADEIKHLNFEYRNNDSVTDVLSFPLFERSFIPKEGMLGDIVICSERVKSQAQEFGHSEEREFVYLAVHSMLHLLGYDHMQEDEKMEMRTKEKEIMKNLGIFK; the protein is encoded by the coding sequence AAAACGAATTAATCAAATTGGATAAAAATTTAGAAAAGAAAATAAAGGAAGCATTGATGGAAACCCTTAAAACCACAGGATACGGTACGAATTATGAGATTTCTATTTCTGTAGTTGATGCAGATGAAATTAAACATTTAAATTTTGAATATAGAAATAATGATAGTGTGACAGATGTATTAAGTTTTCCTTTATTTGAAAGAAGTTTTATTCCAAAAGAGGGTATGTTGGGGGATATAGTTATTTGTAGTGAAAGAGTGAAAAGTCAGGCTCAAGAATTTGGACATTCAGAGGAAAGAGAATTTGTATATTTAGCGGTTCACTCAATGTTGCATCTTTTGGGATATGATCATATGCAAGAAGATGAAAAGATGGAAATGAGGACAAAAGAAAAAGAAATAATGAAAAATCTAGGAATTTTTAAATGA
- the era gene encoding GTPase Era, with protein MFKSGFITVIGRPNVGKSTLLNGLIGEKISIISDKPQTTRNKIQMVLTNEYMQVVFLDTPGIQMPKNKLGDYMLSVSKSTLNEVDIVTFMVDMSDDIGKLDQYIIDILDGVNTKVILLVNKIDTAENQEQVEKIVLKYKSMNKFEKVIPISALEQTNYQEYLDTVYSLLEEGPQYYPSDMITDQPERNIIAEIIREKVLKNMYDEIPHGIAVEVLKISENEETGKMQIEVNLYVEQNSHKGMVIGKGGTMLKKIGTQSRRDIENLLDTKVNLKIWVKVAKDWRKKDSRVKDFGYR; from the coding sequence ATGTTTAAGTCAGGATTTATTACCGTTATAGGTAGACCTAATGTTGGGAAATCTACTTTATTAAATGGATTAATTGGAGAAAAAATTTCAATAATATCAGATAAACCACAAACAACAAGAAATAAAATACAAATGGTGCTTACAAATGAGTACATGCAAGTAGTATTTTTAGATACGCCGGGGATACAAATGCCTAAAAATAAGCTTGGAGATTATATGTTGTCGGTTTCAAAAAGTACGTTAAATGAGGTTGATATTGTAACTTTTATGGTTGATATGAGTGATGATATTGGAAAGTTAGATCAGTATATTATTGATATTTTGGATGGAGTAAATACAAAAGTTATATTATTAGTTAATAAAATTGATACTGCGGAAAATCAAGAACAAGTAGAAAAGATAGTTTTAAAATATAAATCTATGAATAAATTTGAAAAAGTTATACCAATCTCTGCATTAGAACAAACAAATTATCAAGAATATTTAGATACGGTTTACTCTTTATTAGAGGAAGGTCCACAATATTACCCAAGTGATATGATAACGGATCAGCCTGAGAGAAATATTATTGCAGAAATTATCCGAGAAAAAGTTTTAAAAAATATGTATGATGAAATCCCCCATGGAATTGCAGTTGAAGTGCTTAAAATTTCAGAAAATGAAGAAACCGGTAAAATGCAAATTGAAGTAAACCTTTATGTTGAGCAAAATTCCCATAAGGGGATGGTAATAGGTAAAGGGGGGACAATGTTAAAAAAAATTGGTACTCAATCTAGAAGAGATATTGAAAATTTACTTGATACTAAAGTGAATTTGAAAATTTGGGTTAAGGTAGCAAAAGACTGGAGAAAGAAAGATTCAAGGGTAAAGGATTTTGGATATAGATAA
- the glyQ gene encoding glycine--tRNA ligase subunit alpha — protein sequence MHLQQMIETLKNYWSQNGSVILEPYDIEKGAGTMNPNTFLRSLGPEPWNTVYVEPSRRPADGRYGENPNRLYQHHQLQIILKPTPDDIQDKYLKSLELIGVDPSIHDIRFVEDNWESPTLGAWGVGWEVWLDGMEITQFTYFQQIGGIPLDIEVGEITMGIERLAMYIQNVDSVYDLKWNDELFYGDLFKISEYENSKYSFEEADVEMLEKLFDMYEKESERLSELKLVMPSYDYVLKCSHTFNVLDARGAISVSDRNLYIQRVRNLARKVAENHLEKREELGFPLLRKEENHE from the coding sequence ATGCATTTACAACAAATGATTGAAACATTAAAAAATTATTGGTCACAAAATGGTTCGGTAATTTTGGAACCATATGATATTGAAAAAGGTGCAGGGACAATGAATCCAAACACATTTTTAAGATCGTTGGGACCGGAACCTTGGAATACGGTTTATGTTGAGCCATCCAGAAGACCGGCAGATGGAAGATATGGCGAAAATCCAAATAGACTATATCAACATCACCAGTTACAAATTATATTGAAACCAACGCCGGATGATATTCAAGACAAATATTTAAAATCATTAGAGTTAATAGGAGTTGATCCAAGTATTCATGATATTAGATTTGTTGAAGATAATTGGGAATCGCCAACACTTGGTGCTTGGGGAGTAGGTTGGGAAGTGTGGCTTGATGGTATGGAGATAACTCAATTTACATATTTCCAACAAATAGGAGGAATTCCCCTAGATATAGAAGTTGGAGAAATAACAATGGGTATCGAAAGATTGGCTATGTATATCCAAAATGTAGATTCAGTTTATGATTTAAAATGGAATGATGAATTATTTTATGGTGATTTATTCAAAATTTCAGAATACGAAAATTCAAAATATTCATTTGAAGAAGCTGATGTTGAAATGCTTGAAAAATTATTTGATATGTATGAAAAAGAATCGGAAAGATTAAGTGAACTAAAACTTGTGATGCCATCATATGATTATGTACTAAAATGCTCACATACATTTAATGTTTTAGATGCAAGAGGAGCAATATCGGTATCGGATAGAAACTTATATATACAAAGAGTTAGAAATTTAGCAAGAAAAGTTGCGGAAAATCATTTAGAAAAGAGAGAAGAATTGGGGTTCCCATTGCTTAGAAAAGAGGAAAATCATGAGTAA